GATTTTTAGGAAACAACAAAGCTGAAAACTACGCAAGGTTAGTTGAagatattctaaaaaatttaaaaacaatatggGAGCATACTCAGAAGAGCAAGGAGGGCGTTTTCATCAGGTCATTATGAAGTTCGAACAGCGTTATCAAGGTCAATACAATGAAAACATGACAAGAGACTATATATGGGCTTTATCAAAAGAAAGTACTTGTgaacataaaagaaaaagtaaCAATGTAGCTTTTTAAAGTATGTTTCACTTTTTTGTAAGTTATTTTGTTAGTATAACcattataaacatatttatttgtatgGTTCTATCttcaattaaacattaaaaccgcaaattttgaaaaacattgttTAGTCAGTCTTCTAAATACAAAAGCAAACTATTctatgttatatattttttttttttttcgtataattaCTAAACTATCGAAATTTTATACATTGGGGTCAAAgtaattagttttataaaaaatcagaaatggaATTGCAAACTGTTATGATGAATAGGAATTCTACGGAGAATTAGTTAATggtataaataaagaaaacagcaaaaaatatattagaaaagtctaaattatgaattatgtgTAATTACTATTATATTTACTCACTTAAAAATTGTGTGTACGCATCTAATTCTATTCTATCATCCAAGTTGTAGACTTTCTGCATATGCTCTGTGATAAATGCTTGTAATCTCTTGAATAAAATATCCTTATTTTGAATATCTCGTCCTATTAAGTAATACAACTGTTTctaaaaaaccaaataattattaatcattGTAAATAGTAATCTAGTTACACAAAATGTATGACACATACACACACAAAAACAcgcgcacacacacacacacacacacgtgCGCGTGATAAAATCCGTCCCTCTAAGCATCCACGGATGGGTGCCAAGAAGGGCATTCCATCGACtccctgtcatttcgacaggtcctcatcctcatTCGCGTCACATTTCAATGGGAGATTCTAGGAAgtctttttgttaagagttagTCTGTTGGCTATACACCCTTGGCTTCTATAATGTATGATACagtatatttatacatttatttggCATATTGGAAATTATACCAAATAGAGTATACAAACTAAGACTGAAATCTATTTAGTGCAGATATCATTATTGGGCTTGTACCTAATAAGGTAGTTGCATggtttcagaaaaaaatagttttgtatagtttatatacaacttttattatatttttcaattctttgatcaatatttataaagaaaaaaaaattattgcaaattcaaaatttttgtgggtagtttaaacatttcaataagGCCGCCATATAGTGTGACGtgataggtataaaataaacactgaacttatgatacaaagtaaataccaCAGTTATTCTTTCGGTTAATCTGAAATAAGCGTTATTATAGAACTATAAATGGTATATAAATATCGTGTTTTCTGCCAGGAAGTAAAAATACCATGAACAAAACACCTGATAAGTTTTTATATGATTTCAAAGATGGTTTAAAAGTGTTGGTCGTTTTGACGATCCTAtgatatgtaattatttttgttgccaggatCATTTCAATGTAAGTAAGactcaaattttgatattttatagtaattgagtatcttatacttttaatttttaacgagattatataataatgtaagaacttaagaaagatttattcatatataactaataaataaaaactatattataaCAGCACACACTACGTTACCGGTAACAATAACCTCGTGATCACTAAGCAGACAACTGATTTATTAAACCTGGCattcttgattttttaaagacagatgaaaatttgaattttcgatttctttaagtttttatcaaaatattttgataaagagaCTAAAGAagataaagactaaaagaaaTCGGGacatcaaattttcatctgtctttcaaaaaattataaaagaaactaattttatgaCGTCACAACAGAAAACCAATGAGAATTGTTTTCTTGTGtagttgaaaatttgagatttttaatattttcaattaaatatttagataatgttTTCCACTTATCTTTcaaacattatttcatatcaacaacataaaataaacaaaaaaatcagtttttgataaataattttctaaatatactAATGCTATTATAGACAAATGGCAAACACACTTACAAAATCAGAGCTTTGTCCTATTGCCCTGTAATAAAgatgtaaattaataaataaattgtattgaaTAAATAGTTATACTCACATATATAAATCAGCTAACTCTTGATAACcattattaacaattaaatgATGAACATAATGTTTTAaggcaaatttttttttaacaagttgaaaaaataaattttgttttagagtTGATTTGAGAAATAGAATAACctaaaatattctataattttattggaataaaTGATGTTTCTAAAGTAATCTGATTTTCAATTCCATGACAAAAGTTTTAATGGTAAAGCAGAGAGTtgactttttttgataaaagacATTTAGCTGgaagtaaaatatatttggcTATAAtctagtttttgtttgtatttgatCAATCGAATGTCATCTATTACTGAAAGAGGTACAATGTCTTTCTCTATAATTTCTAGTGATCATATGGATATCAATTCAttctttatattctttattaaactatcgacaacactGGTATTCATTTTCCTTTGatcatgaaaacaaaaagaGATTGATACATCTCCCATAGccaccttcttcttcttctttaaccAGCACTACGGTCCTTTGAGTATCAGGGCCTTCTAAACAATCAACTGCCAATGCTTTCTGTCCTGAGCATGGTGCCTCCAATGTCAAACCCCTAGGTGAACGCCACCGAATCTGGCTCTCCATACATCTTCTCAGCATAACATTCCTCAGGATCCACCATGCACCATTCTCGAAAACAAGGTCCAAAATCTTTAGTAGGATCTTACATTCCCAGCAGTTCAAAATCTGCTCACTTGAGCATTCTCTGGACTGCCCAGAATCATCTGTTCCCCGCAACAAGTCTTACCTTGATCTCTGTTGTCATGTAATTATCTTCAGTCATCAAGGCCTCAAGATATCTAAATTGGTGCATAGCCACCTTCTGTTTACTTTAAATAGCAATATAAATACAGGTGCTGGTGCTAATAAAAGACTCATCATACTTTAAAATTGTACTCTAAATTTGTGTGAGCAAATCATATATTGTAGgagtttttaaatattgttattgaaataaaaaaaatattgttttcaggGTGGAACAAGAATTTCCTTATACAAATcaaatctttcaatttttgtttgtagaGATATCCTCTGTTTTTCCTTAAAATTGAATCAATGTCCATAACAAATTAGATTactttagaaatattaaatataaagttcTATGTAGATAACTATGTATTATCCTTACATTCAATATAACATTTCCATCCATTAAATCTAAGGCTGATTCTAGTAACAATATTTTGTCACTATACTTTTTGTAAACTTCTAAAGAGTACGTTTGACCaatgaacatttttctaattACTTCTTCAACTGGAGGGACCACATATTCATTAGTTGATTTAATATCACCTAAAACTTGAAAGAACAATAATATGAGTATAAAAGTAATACAAACTATGATAACAACAAGGAACCTGAAGACTTTTATAAGCTGTATTATATGGGAAATATAATTCTAGGGAAGTCAACAGTTGAAAGTGTATATCAAAATATCTAAGGAATgattgtaaatataaaacattgaCACTTATTTACCAGTATAATAACATGAAGAACATACGGAAAAGATATTGTTTGTTCATAAATTAAGGatatatttgaattgttttacGTTATGATTTGTTAGAATTTTAATTGAACTATAGAatccaacaaaataatatagttatgaaaattattcaactttCACATATATCTTTACGAGGAccaatatttatatgaaaaatatacttaCTCAGATCTAAAGAGTTTTTAGATATGAGAGAATGTATCGATATGAAGCTGTTTTCCTCAGGAATTGTCGTAAAAACGTAGTCTGGTTGGGATTGCTCCTATAAAATCAAGTATTAAAAacattctttacaaaaaaataaacatacttcttcttcatcaaAATTGAAGCCCGAAGAAGAGCTAGTGTTCCAAAAGTCTTCCGAATTTTTGGCTGACATTTTAATTACTTTGCCATGTATCTTTTcactaaattatattaaattctaCTCATACCATTGTCAATGTCTACTTTATCTAGGTTAGGTTTACATTTTATTATGCACCTATATGTGTATTATTGGTTGTCTATGCCACcgaaaatatatacagggaCTTTCAAAATGTTCACATGCGATGTATATCACTGCattaatcgaaaaaaatcgattaaaaatcaccaaacaatcacatgtctataacgcatagattaatcgcaaattaacaataaggtttagccaatcaaagcttgtggaacGTGGAACGAGCGGTCGAGggagccataaaagtatttaactgctgccgcatttttgaacttactgttccacaagctttgattggctaaaccttattgttaatttgcgattaatctatgcgttatagacatgagattgtttggtgatttttaatcgatttttttctcttaatgcgaacgttttgaaagaTTCTGTATAGGTGGTTTGTAGTCAATtcgaatattattattttcaatgagtttgctttcattttgtttatatttccgGAGGATTTAAGTTAAAgatgaaaaccaaaatttcagcaaatttttgggcaataatttatcttcgaaaactacCCTTCAAATTTTTTAGTAGCCTGctctatttttattcaaaaagtacataaaaacgaacaattaaaaaaaattgaaaaaaccaatttcttTGTCATTTTCTCTTCTCTTTCTTCAGTTATTAAATCAAACAATTGAATTGTTGCCAAGAATTAATTAGCTTCTCTCCGTTCTCTGATACCATTGAAACACTAACGTCATAGATGAACAAcacatagagatattacaggTAATATCTCTATGGAACAACATCCTGTCGATAGCCAACTTGAGTTCCCAATTTAGCGCCATCTCTTGATTCAAGAGCAGTGAGAAACGTGCATGAAACAATAGTTTCCTTTCTGCTTTCGGCGGCATActttaaattcaaatctttcGTCCAAAACAATCGGTATCATTTGTATCAATTTTAATTGTGGTGATTGTTTGTCTCAGTGTTTTAGT
This portion of the Diorhabda sublineata isolate icDioSubl1.1 chromosome X, icDioSubl1.1, whole genome shotgun sequence genome encodes:
- the LOC130450673 gene encoding spermatogenesis-defective protein 39 homolog produces the protein MSAKNSEDFWNTSSSSGFNFDEEEEQSQPDYVFTTIPEENSFISIHSLISKNSLDLILGDIKSTNEYVVPPVEEVIRKMFIGQTYSLEVYKKYSDKILLLESALDLMDGNVILNVILFLKSTLKQNLFFQLVKKKFALKHYVHHLIVNNGYQELADLYMAIGQSSDFKQLYYLIGRDIQNKDILFKRLQAFITEHMQKVYNLDDRIELDAYTQFLRYQIEVKETCNSAIEQLASLCKKEWSRSKNATDIIMEYKMRLNIDNFAFEWTVMNVLASMKMWPQLSDFFIKPNWLKKNSLKTVIPSETFVWGLSRHDPPKDVLEQYLPHIPDSDRSLYLAEKFNCHKFVIQSYVNQKDRLALISYKSKVSPQNAEYFLIENALQAVDKKWKN